One Vallitalea pronyensis genomic region harbors:
- a CDS encoding ACT domain-containing protein, protein MPDTASYYIIKRKALPEVFLKVVQAKKLLEKEKAITIQEAVDAVGISRSSFYKYKDTIYPFYENSRGRAITVALKLDDEPGLLSCVLNIIANYKANILTIHQTIPINGVANITLSMEILPTSGDIQEMINTLEDNDGIHQVKILARE, encoded by the coding sequence ATGCCTGATACGGCGAGTTATTATATTATTAAAAGAAAAGCGTTACCAGAGGTTTTTTTGAAGGTTGTTCAAGCCAAAAAATTATTAGAAAAAGAAAAAGCCATAACCATACAAGAAGCAGTTGATGCAGTGGGTATTAGCCGAAGTTCATTCTATAAGTATAAGGATACCATCTATCCCTTCTATGAAAACTCCAGAGGTAGAGCCATAACGGTGGCTCTTAAGTTGGATGACGAACCGGGTCTATTATCCTGTGTACTCAATATTATTGCTAATTATAAAGCCAATATACTAACAATTCATCAAACGATACCTATTAATGGTGTAGCCAATATCACATTGAGTATGGAAATCCTACCAACATCTGGTGATATACAAGAAATGATTAACACATTAGAAGATAACGATGGCATACACCAAGTCAAAATATTAGCTAGGGAGTGA
- a CDS encoding chemotaxis protein CheW, with protein sequence MSSMQHVIFNLENEEYGLDIMKVITIEKYQEVVKVPNTPEYITGVINLRDSVLPIYSLRKKFHLQEKEPDDDTKIIVTVTNGMNIGFIVDGVQEIINIEDKVIEDAPKIVTGVHRKYIKSIAKLEERMVILIDIDLIISEEEQIELGKVAE encoded by the coding sequence ATGTCATCAATGCAACATGTTATTTTTAATTTGGAGAACGAAGAGTATGGTCTGGATATCATGAAAGTGATTACCATTGAGAAGTATCAAGAGGTTGTAAAAGTGCCAAACACACCAGAATATATAACAGGTGTTATCAATCTAAGAGATAGTGTTTTACCCATATACAGTCTTCGTAAAAAATTCCACTTACAAGAAAAAGAGCCTGATGACGATACAAAAATCATTGTAACCGTGACCAACGGTATGAATATTGGGTTTATTGTAGATGGTGTTCAAGAAATTATTAATATTGAAGACAAAGTCATTGAAGATGCACCTAAAATTGTAACAGGTGTTCACCGAAAATACATTAAGAGCATTGCAAAATTAGAAGAACGTATGGTTATTCTAATCGATATTGACTTAATCATTTCTGAAGAAGAGCAAATTGAATTAGGTAAAGTTGCAGAATAA
- the prfB gene encoding peptide chain release factor 2 (programmed frameshift), producing MIELEQSKQELLAYKDKLDEMSVSLDLVHVKNQLSELEDQVASEAFWQDTDNSGKVLKEIKQLKDKIEVYDQLVGEYEDIETLIEMGMEEPDEEIAKEVTTSLKQFVQDYEALRIKTLLSGEYDRNNAILSLHAGAGGTESCDWVSMLLRMYTRWADDKGYKVEILDYLDGEEAGVKSVTIQINGDNAYGYLKSEKGVHRLVRISPFDSSGRRHTSFASMDVIPEIDEDIDMDINPEDLKIDTYRSSGAGGQHVNKTDSAVRMTHIPTGMVVQCQNERSQHKNKDRALKMLKAKLYELKRLEQMAKMEGIRGEVKEIGWGSQIRSYVMHPYSMVKDHRTNEEAGNVQSVLDGKIDAFINAYLQWLASS from the exons ATGATAGAGCTAGAGCAAAGCAAACAAGAACTACTAGCCTATAAGGATAAATTAGATGAAATGAGTGTTTCACTT GACTTGGTTCATGTGAAAAATCAACTCAGCGAGCTGGAAGACCAAGTTGCCAGTGAAGCTTTTTGGCAGGATACTGACAATTCGGGGAAAGTCTTAAAGGAAATCAAACAGTTAAAAGATAAAATAGAAGTCTATGACCAGCTTGTTGGTGAATACGAAGACATCGAAACATTGATTGAAATGGGTATGGAAGAACCCGATGAAGAGATAGCAAAAGAAGTGACCACATCCTTAAAGCAATTTGTGCAAGATTATGAAGCATTACGTATTAAAACCTTATTATCAGGTGAATACGATAGAAATAATGCCATATTATCCTTACACGCAGGAGCAGGTGGTACAGAATCCTGTGATTGGGTGAGTATGCTTCTAAGAATGTATACCCGCTGGGCAGATGATAAAGGATACAAAGTGGAAATATTAGACTATTTAGATGGGGAAGAAGCAGGTGTTAAATCCGTCACCATTCAAATCAACGGCGACAATGCTTATGGTTACTTAAAATCCGAAAAAGGGGTACACCGTTTGGTAAGAATATCCCCCTTCGATTCATCCGGTAGACGGCATACATCATTCGCATCCATGGATGTGATACCAGAGATAGATGAAGATATTGACATGGATATTAATCCAGAGGATTTGAAGATTGATACGTATCGTTCAAGTGGCGCAGGAGGTCAGCATGTGAATAAGACAGATTCTGCTGTACGTATGACACATATCCCAACAGGTATGGTTGTTCAGTGTCAAAATGAACGTTCCCAACATAAAAACAAAGATCGAGCTTTAAAAATGTTAAAAGCCAAACTATATGAATTAAAGCGCTTAGAACAAATGGCAAAAATGGAAGGTATAAGAGGAGAAGTCAAAGAAATAGGATGGGGAAGCCAGATTCGCTCGTATGTGATGCATCCCTATAGTATGGTAAAAGACCATCGTACCAATGAAGAAGCTGGTAACGTGCAGAGTGTATTAGATGGTAAAATTGATGCATTCATTAATGCTTATTTACAATGGTTAGCATCCAGTTAA